Genomic window (Granulicella arctica):
AATAATCCGCCAACTGCGGTCCCATCAACTCGAGAAGTGCCCCCGTATACGATGAATTCAGCACCGTCGTCCCCAGAAAGCTATGCTTCGGCTCGGGGATACTCGGTCCGCCACCGCCAAAGAAGCCGCTACCGTGCACGGGCGAATCTCCGGCAGGCTCAGGGACCGTCATATGCCGCTCCCACGCCTCCTGCCCAACCGTGTCACGATTCGCAAGCAGCGCCGAAAGCGTCTGCTGCTGCCCATCGCGGCTCAGCACGAAATTCACCACCCGACCCGCAGGCGTCTCATGCAACATTCGCCGCAACTGCTCATCGCCTTCGACAACCTGGCCGTTCATCTGCAGAATGACATCGTGTTCGCGCAGCCCCGACTTGAACCCCGGCCCGTCGTGGTCCACCAGGATAATCTCTGCCCCACGAGCCTCTTTCAGCTTCAGCACAGCCATCTGCTCATCACTGACATCCCGAAAGTTGATCCCCAGGTACCCCTGAGAGTTCCGGTTTGCATGCCCGCCGCCGCCAAGTGGCTGCAGAGGCGACAGCGCCCGCAGCGCCGGGCCAGCCAGCATCACGCCCACCACAAGCCCTGCAATCCCCAGCAGCACACGCCGATTCAGAGTGGCACGCACCACAACCTTCACCACCTTCGCGGCAGCGACAACGTCAACTTCGTCTTTGAGATTCGCAAGCATCGACAGCACACCTGAATATTCTGCAAGGAATTGTAGAACCGTTTATTGAATCTCAGCCGAACCCTGCAGCGCTTGGAACGAGGCTGTGCGGATATAAGGATTCTCATCCTGCGTCGACACCGTGCGCAACACCTGCCGCACGCTGGAGTCCGATTGCACCGGCGTCAGCAGGCTGATCGCCGTCTTGCGGACACCCGCGTTCTTGTCGCTCGACACCGCCTCAAGAATCGCATCCCGCACATGCTGATCCTGCCCGACATACGGCTGCAATCCTTCAAGCGCCTTCAACCGTACCCCGGCGTCTTTGTCGTAGCGCAGCGACACCAGCAGCGCACTCCGAATGCCCTTACCATCCGTCTCGGCCGTGCAGGCATGTCCGACCTTGCACTCATTCGAGAGCAGGTTGACGGACCGCTCATGCACCTCGGTATTCGCCCCCTGCGCCATCCCCTTCAGCAACAGTTCGCGAATCTCCTTGTTGTCGAGCGAGCCCTGCATCGTCTCCGGAACAACGCGGTTATAGTTCACCTGCACGACTTCAGGATCGGGAGTCTGCACTATCCCTGTAACATTCGCCACCGCGCCGGTCGTCGGATTCGTCATCACGATTACGCCCGCGTCCTGTCTGGGCTGATGCGCAACCTGGTACCGATAGGTAAAGTTCCCCGCCAGAAAGCCAACTCCTAAAAGGAGCGTCGTCAGCGCAGGCGCACCTTGTACATGGTGCATCCAGCTTGAAAAATTGCTTCGCAGGCGCGTCAGAAAGCCGTGCGGCGGAATCTGGTCCAAGGCCTCATCGAGTCGCATCCGGCTCTGCGCCAGAAGATTCGGCGACGGCTCAAGCACCGGATTGAGCGCAAGCTGCGCCTCGAGAGCCTGCATCGCCGTCCACTCAAGCCTGCACTCATCGCACCCAGTCAGGTGACGCTCAAGCGCAACCCTCAACTCGTCGGGAAGCTCGCCGTATACCGCTAGAACTACGTTCTCCTGTGCCATGTCACACTTCATCTGCGTTACCTCGCCCAGCCTCAAAATTGATCGTGCAGCCGTTTGGATCTTTGCCCTTCACGGCTTGTAGTTCTCTAAAACTTTGCTGATTTCGCTTTACCGATTCCGCGCTGTCTTCAACTGCTCGCGCAGCTTTCTCGTTGCCCGGAAGAGCGTATTCTTTGCCGTCTCTTCCGTCGTGCTCAACATCTCGCCAATCGTGCGCAGCTTCAATCCCTGGTAGTGCTTCAACTCAAAGACCGTTCGTTCCCGAGGCGTCAGCTTATCCAACGCATCCTTGATCTGTTCGCCCATTACCTTCCGTTCAAGCTCCCGGGCCGGATTCGCCATCGAGCGCTCATCGGAGATATTCGCCATCAGATCCATCTCATCGCCGCTCGAGTCGAGCACCGTAGCCGGATCCTCGCGACGGCTCTTGCGCCGCCGAAGCTGATCGAGACAAAGGTTCGTCACAATCCGGTACAACCACGTGTAGAACGAGCACTCGAACCGAAAGTTCCCCAGGTGACGGTACGCCTTGATGAAAGCTTCCTGGTGAACGTCCTGCGCGTCCTGCTCATTTCCAAGCATGTGCAGCGCCAGCCGAAGCACCGACTGGTCGTACCGCCGCACCAGCGCGTCAAACGCCGTTCGCTCGCCCGCCTGCGCCTCGCGGATCAGGTCGTCGTCTTCAAGCCGCTGCTGAGCCCGCGCTTCCATCTGCGCCGGGGTCAGCTTCCCGCTGCGGGTTCCGGATTGCGTCACTGCCTTCGACATCGCTGGCAGTGATTCTACCGCCGCACGCAGTATGGAGGTACTGCCAACACCATCCCGGCCCAAGCCAGGATTCATTCCTAACGCTTCTGCATTCATGCCGTCTGACTCCGGAGTCAGTTGATTGTTGCACTTGAATAGACCGCCGATCTCACGGAAGGTGAGCAGAATAGCCCAACCGCGTCGTTAGAATCCAGCCCTGATCTCCAGTAAACTGACCGCTATGCCACCACGCCACACCACGCCAAGCCTTTTCTCAAGCACGACCCCCGACCCGGCACCGGAATCCGCCCCGCAGTCCGCAAAATCCAGCTGGATCTACGCCCACTGCGACGGTGGCGCACGCGGCAACCCCGGTCCCGCAGGCTTCGGCGCGCTTGTGCAGGATGAAGCAGGCAGCGTAGTCGCCGAGCTCTCCGAGTTCCTCGGCATGCGCACCAACAACTACGCCGAGTACTCCGGCCTCCTCGGCTGCCTCCAGTACGCCCTCGACCAGAACTACCGCCGCCTCAAGGTCGTCTCCGACTCCGAACTCATGGTCAAGCAGATCCAGGGCAAGTATCAGGTCAAAAGTCCCGACCTCAAACCCCTCTACGACGAGGCAAAGCGCCGCATCGCCAAACTGGACGGCTTCGAAATCTCCCACGCCCTCCGCCACAAGAACAAGGACGCCGACCGGCTGGCCAACGAAGCCATGGACCGCGGCATGAAGCGTCCCGGCACCCCCACGCAGCCTCCCACACCCCCAAAAGCCATCCCCTACCCAGTCAAGGCGGAAGCCCCACCCATCCCCATCTCCTTCCCAAACCGCCCCGCAACACCGGCCTCACCGCCAGCACTCCCACCAAAAGCCGACACCATGCTCCGGGGCTTTACCCGCGACGGCGTCATTCACGTCCTCGGCGGCACCACCCTCCCCGACGGCGTCTTCGTCAAAATCATCCGCGAATAGTGACGATGTCGAGTCGTATCCCGAAGGCGATTTCAGCGAGCCTTTTGTTCGTCATTCCGGAAGGGAATCTGTGTTGCTCCGCCCCTGATCAGTGACATCCGCACTGATCCGCGTAAGCCTTACCTCCCCACCCCATGAACTGTCATCCTGAGCGAAGTCGAAGGACCTGCGGTTCGCGTCGGAGGGGAAGAGACGCCCGAGACGAGCGGCCTCCTAGTCCGATTTACCCTTAGTTTCGTCCTTATCCTTGTGCCCCAAGTCCAACCCGAACTTCGGCTCAGACTTCGTCCCGCTGATCTTCACAGGAATCTCCGTCGATCCATCCTTCCGGAAGAACGGATCGACCGGCTTCAACAGCAGCGACTTCCACCGCGACGCCACCATCTGCGAGATCTTCGCCTCCATCCGCACCTTGCCATGAAAGTCGAACTGCGCGCCATCCAGCGAGTACACGCCTTCCATGTCGATGTTCCCGCCCGGCAACACATACCCAAGCTTGCTGAAGTTCAGCTTGCCGCCATCCATAGTGAACGTGCCCGCGAGCCTCGACCGCACATCCTCCGCTCCTGGCTTCGCCGCCTTCGGGTTACCCTGCGCCCGCTCACTCAGCATGTCGACCTTGTCCTGCACCGCCGGGTTCGAAAAGTGGATCTCCTGCACCGTAAAGTCACCCTTCAGCCCCAGCTTCTCCGCCACCCGCTCCGGCCCCGGCCGGATGTGGATCTTCGCCTTCATCTGCAGGCTTCCATTCATGATCACCGGCTCCGTCTTGATCGCAAGCTGAAGGAAGTCCTGGATGCGGCCATGCGGTACATCGACATCAAGCTCGATCCGATGCCCCTTGCCCTTTTCGCTGATGACGGTGCCCTTCGTCATGAAGTTCGTGCCACCCAGCCGGGCCTCCACCTGGTTCAAATAGGTGTCACCGCTCGTGCCGTCCACCACCGCCGCAAACTTCGTATGCAGCGGCATCCCATGGTTCGCCGTATCCAGCGAGAAATTCGGCGTCTCCGTCGTCCCATTGACCGCAATTCGGTCCAGTTGCCCCGTAAACTCCCCCACCGACGACAGCATCCCCCCGATCCCCTTGATCGTGTTCAGGTCTGCATTGTCGAACGTGTATTTCCCTGTCACCGACGAGTCACCCGGACTCTCCGTAACCCACGGCCCAAACGTCCCTGTCGCGTGGATATTCCCCTTCGGAATCGCATTCACCAGCGTCGCGTCATACTGCCAAGGCGCGTCCGGGCCGATCTCCCGCATCACGATATGCCGCAATTCGAAGTCCTTCGGATCCTTACCCGGCTTCTCCGTCCCGATAATCAGCCGTGAGTCGTCGCAGACAATCTCATCCACCACGATCTTCATCTTGCCCTTGCGGGGCGCGGACGCCGCCTCCTTCGCCCGCATCTCCTTCGGCGGAATATTCACCGCCAGCCCGGTCACATGCACCGTTCCCACATGCATCGGCTTAACAAACAGCCCCATCAACCCGCTGTGAAACTCAAAATGCTCGATCCCGATCACCGGCAGCGTCGCTCCCGCCGCCACCACCTCATCCGGAGCAAAGATCCGCAGCCCCTCACCCGAAACCTCAAGTCCGCGCAGCAGCGAGACATGAAACTCATCCATCTCCACCCGGCTGCGAAACCGTGTGCTCAGCGTCTCAATCACCCGCCCCTTGAGGATCGGACCAGCACGATGCACCATGATCTGCCCTACGATCGCTAAAACGATCACTGCCAACAGAACGGAGATCATGAACCAGCCCCAGAACCCGCGCCGCTTTGCTCTTTTCTCAGCCACTCCCGCAATATTCTCCAATCAAACTTAGGCCACGCGAATTTTGATGAAGCTACACGTGGATAGCTTCGAAGAATGTTACGCCTGCTCGGACGCCGGGTGGAAATCCCGGCCCTTTATCAACTTATCCGTACTATTCCAGACACTTGCGAATCCATCGGTGG
Coding sequences:
- a CDS encoding AsmA-like C-terminal region-containing protein; translated protein: MAEKRAKRRGFWGWFMISVLLAVIVLAIVGQIMVHRAGPILKGRVIETLSTRFRSRVEMDEFHVSLLRGLEVSGEGLRIFAPDEVVAAGATLPVIGIEHFEFHSGLMGLFVKPMHVGTVHVTGLAVNIPPKEMRAKEAASAPRKGKMKIVVDEIVCDDSRLIIGTEKPGKDPKDFELRHIVMREIGPDAPWQYDATLVNAIPKGNIHATGTFGPWVTESPGDSSVTGKYTFDNADLNTIKGIGGMLSSVGEFTGQLDRIAVNGTTETPNFSLDTANHGMPLHTKFAAVVDGTSGDTYLNQVEARLGGTNFMTKGTVISEKGKGHRIELDVDVPHGRIQDFLQLAIKTEPVIMNGSLQMKAKIHIRPGPERVAEKLGLKGDFTVQEIHFSNPAVQDKVDMLSERAQGNPKAAKPGAEDVRSRLAGTFTMDGGKLNFSKLGYVLPGGNIDMEGVYSLDGAQFDFHGKVRMEAKISQMVASRWKSLLLKPVDPFFRKDGSTEIPVKISGTKSEPKFGLDLGHKDKDETKGKSD
- a CDS encoding RNA polymerase sigma factor, coding for MNPGLGRDGVGSTSILRAAVESLPAMSKAVTQSGTRSGKLTPAQMEARAQQRLEDDDLIREAQAGERTAFDALVRRYDQSVLRLALHMLGNEQDAQDVHQEAFIKAYRHLGNFRFECSFYTWLYRIVTNLCLDQLRRRKSRREDPATVLDSSGDEMDLMANISDERSMANPARELERKVMGEQIKDALDKLTPRERTVFELKHYQGLKLRTIGEMLSTTEETAKNTLFRATRKLREQLKTARNR
- a CDS encoding HEAT repeat domain-containing protein; the protein is MAQENVVLAVYGELPDELRVALERHLTGCDECRLEWTAMQALEAQLALNPVLEPSPNLLAQSRMRLDEALDQIPPHGFLTRLRSNFSSWMHHVQGAPALTTLLLGVGFLAGNFTYRYQVAHQPRQDAGVIVMTNPTTGAVANVTGIVQTPDPEVVQVNYNRVVPETMQGSLDNKEIRELLLKGMAQGANTEVHERSVNLLSNECKVGHACTAETDGKGIRSALLVSLRYDKDAGVRLKALEGLQPYVGQDQHVRDAILEAVSSDKNAGVRKTAISLLTPVQSDSSVRQVLRTVSTQDENPYIRTASFQALQGSAEIQ
- a CDS encoding ribonuclease HI family protein, with protein sequence MPPRHTTPSLFSSTTPDPAPESAPQSAKSSWIYAHCDGGARGNPGPAGFGALVQDEAGSVVAELSEFLGMRTNNYAEYSGLLGCLQYALDQNYRRLKVVSDSELMVKQIQGKYQVKSPDLKPLYDEAKRRIAKLDGFEISHALRHKNKDADRLANEAMDRGMKRPGTPTQPPTPPKAIPYPVKAEAPPIPISFPNRPATPASPPALPPKADTMLRGFTRDGVIHVLGGTTLPDGVFVKIIRE
- a CDS encoding PDZ domain-containing protein, whose translation is MLANLKDEVDVVAAAKVVKVVVRATLNRRVLLGIAGLVVGVMLAGPALRALSPLQPLGGGGHANRNSQGYLGINFRDVSDEQMAVLKLKEARGAEIILVDHDGPGFKSGLREHDVILQMNGQVVEGDEQLRRMLHETPAGRVVNFVLSRDGQQQTLSALLANRDTVGQEAWERHMTVPEPAGDSPVHGSGFFGGGGPSIPEPKHSFLGTTVLNSSYTGALLELMGPQLADYFGAQGGLLVRAVDPNSPAAVAGMRAGDVVLKVNAVPIVSSAYWMKTVHENRGKPLPIVVLRDRKEQILTLTPDTKKRSGVMPHLWPGAKAHPDPAYGFVNAPTWVE